Proteins encoded within one genomic window of Ranitomeya variabilis isolate aRanVar5 chromosome 4, aRanVar5.hap1, whole genome shotgun sequence:
- the AANAT gene encoding serotonin N-acetyltransferase, translating to MSVLNALPFMRPVHIRSPRQQRRHTLPASEFRCLSPEDAVSVFEIEREAFISVSGECPLHLDEVRHFLTLCPELSLGWFEEGRLVAFIIGSLWDQDKLSQDALTLHKPHGSSVHIHVLAVHRTFRQQGKGSILLWRYLQYLRCLPFARRAALMCEDFLVPFYSKCGFKAVGPCDITVGPLTFIEMHCPVKGHAFMRRNSGC from the exons ATGTCTGTACTGAATGCATTACCATTCATGAGACCAGTCCACATCCGATCACCACGCCAGCAGAGACGCCACACGCTTCCTGCCAGTGAATTTCGCTGTCTTTCCCCAGAAGACGCAGTCAGTGTGTTTGAGATAGAAAGAGAag CCTTTATATCAGTATCTGGAGAGTGTCCTCTCCATCTGGATGAAGTTCGTCATTTCTTGACCCTTTGCCCGGAGCTGTCGCTTGGCTGGTTTGAAGAGGGACGTCTTGTGGCATTTATCATTGGATCATTATGGGATCAGGACAAGCTCAGTCAG GATGCCCTCACCTTGCACAAACCACACGGGTCATCAGTCCACATCCATGTCCTTGCTGTACACCGCACATTTCGGCAGCAGGGCAAGGGATCCATCCTGCTCTGGCGTTACCTTCAGTACCTGCGTTGTCTGCCTTTTGCACGGCGGGCCGCACTAATGTGTGAAGATTTCCTGGTTCCTTTCTACTCCAAGTGTGGCTTCAAGGCTGTGGGCCCATGTGACATAACAGTTGGACCCCTGACCTTTATTGAGATGCACTGTCCAGTCAAAGGTCACGCCTTCATGCGTAGAAATAGTGGTTGTTAG